A section of the Halopiger aswanensis genome encodes:
- a CDS encoding DUF5783 family protein codes for MSNGSAEFDPEKFEEKYVHYFEELETAYSNAYQQLHGKYDSTVLKAIDRKVLAESEPFYEGSAEPRSAGEASGQRPRAHDGEFRVELPDDVEDRVGSVADHEQFDAVLEELVDRIEGELRRIFGFESSE; via the coding sequence ATGAGTAACGGAAGCGCCGAGTTCGACCCCGAAAAATTCGAGGAGAAGTACGTCCACTACTTCGAGGAACTCGAGACGGCGTACTCGAACGCCTACCAGCAACTGCACGGGAAGTACGATTCGACCGTTCTCAAGGCGATCGACCGGAAGGTGCTCGCCGAGAGCGAACCGTTTTACGAGGGGAGCGCGGAGCCGCGCTCCGCGGGTGAGGCGAGCGGGCAGCGCCCGCGAGCCCACGACGGCGAGTTCCGCGTCGAACTTCCCGACGACGTCGAGGACCGCGTCGGCAGCGTTGCCGACCACGAACAGTTCGACGCCGTCCTCGAGGAACTCGTCGACCGCATCGAGGGCGAGTTGCGGCGG